CTCCGCTTGCAGTGCCTGGCACCATAAGACGCTTGAGCCGTGAAACCCCTCCAATTCCAAACAAAAATTTCCTGCCGCGCCCGGGCTGGGACAGCGTGCTAAAATGCCGTGCTTTCAAGGTTGGAACGATGTCGGCGGGCGGCAAACCAAAGGACACGGCGACGTTGATTGCCGCGCTCGATGTGCGGTTTCGCGGACCTTTGATGGCCTATTTCCTGCGGAGGGTAGGCAACCGCAGCGAAGCCGAAGATCTGACCCAGGAGACCTTCATCCGCTTGATTGGCGCCCAATCGCTTGAGCATGTCGAACAGGCCGATGCCTACGTCTTCCGAACCGCCAGCAACCTGCTGCGTGACCGGGCCCGGGCGGCGGCGCGCTGGAGGAAATACCCGGTCTCGCCACTCGATCCGCTGCTGATTGATGAGCTTTCCCAGGAAATCGTGGAGGATCGCGGTCCCGAGCGCGTCTTGATAGGCAGGGAGGATCTGGCGGAGGTGCTGCGGTCGCTGGGCGAGTTGGGCGAACGCACCAAGTCGATCTTCGTTCTCTTTCGCCTCGAAGGCATGAAACAAAAGGACATCGCCGCGCTCTATGGCATGGGTGTCTCCACGGTAGAGAAGCATGTCATGCTGGCGACCCTGCACTTGGCAAAACGCTTTGGACCCAAACGGCCATGAGCGATCTGGGTGACATTGCAGGCGAAGATCGCCGTCTGGCCGAAGCCGCGGCTTGGCGTGTCCGTCTGACCGAGATCGAGGCCGAGTCGACGCCCGAGTTCGAGACCTGGCTCGAGGAGCCGGGAAGCGACCGCGCCTGGGCGCGGGTCACAGGGCCCTGGAATTATCTTAGCGAGCATGCCAATGCGCCGGAACTCGTCGTGGCACGCAAGGCAGCCTTGGGCGATGCGCAGCGCGCAGGCGAGTTGAGCCGCATCCCGCGCGACTGGCGCAGGATCGCTCGTGCCTGTGCCGCGATGTTGGTGATCGCCATCCTTGCCGTGGGCGGCGCCTACTGGTGGCAGAGACCCGCGGACTACACCACGGCCTTTGGCGAACGCCGGGTAATCACGCTCGCAGACGGTTCACGCATATCCCTCGATTCCGACAGCGAAGTGACGGTACGCTATAGCCGCAATGCCCGCGAACTCGCATTGCTGCGCGGCCAGGCCCGGTTCGACGTCGCTCATGATGTCGAGCGGCCGTTCTCCGTGCTCGCGGACGGGCAGAAGGTCATTGCCACCGGCACCGCTTTCAACATCGACGTCACCGGTGCCAGGGTCGTGGTCACGCTGATCCAGGGCCACGTCGTGGTGCTCAACGAATCGGCACAAGAACGCGAACTGCCCGGCCCCGAGGCCCCGTCACCCCGGCATCATACGGTCGAGCTCGCCGCCGGTCAGCAATTGGCCGTAACGCCCGACAAGCCACCCGCGATCGCGCACGCCAATATCCAGCGCGTCACCGCTTGGACCAGTGGTCAATTGATGTTCGACAACGAACCGCTCGCCGATGTGGTCGCACGAGTGAACCGCTACAGCGCCACGCCAATCATGATCACCGATC
Above is a window of Rhizomicrobium sp. DNA encoding:
- a CDS encoding FecR domain-containing protein, producing the protein MSDLGDIAGEDRRLAEAAAWRVRLTEIEAESTPEFETWLEEPGSDRAWARVTGPWNYLSEHANAPELVVARKAALGDAQRAGELSRIPRDWRRIARACAAMLVIAILAVGGAYWWQRPADYTTAFGERRVITLADGSRISLDSDSEVTVRYSRNARELALLRGQARFDVAHDVERPFSVLADGQKVIATGTAFNIDVTGARVVVTLIQGHVVVLNESAQERELPGPEAPSPRHHTVELAAGQQLAVTPDKPPAIAHANIQRVTAWTSGQLMFDNEPLADVVARVNRYSATPIMITDPKVAALRISGVFNTGDVSGFVDIVTRYLPVEAVTEDSGAIVLKTKA
- a CDS encoding sigma-70 family RNA polymerase sigma factor encodes the protein MSRETPPIPNKNFLPRPGWDSVLKCRAFKVGTMSAGGKPKDTATLIAALDVRFRGPLMAYFLRRVGNRSEAEDLTQETFIRLIGAQSLEHVEQADAYVFRTASNLLRDRARAAARWRKYPVSPLDPLLIDELSQEIVEDRGPERVLIGREDLAEVLRSLGELGERTKSIFVLFRLEGMKQKDIAALYGMGVSTVEKHVMLATLHLAKRFGPKRP